From the Pomacea canaliculata isolate SZHN2017 linkage group LG14, ASM307304v1, whole genome shotgun sequence genome, one window contains:
- the LOC112554920 gene encoding neutral amino acid transporter A-like yields MTSPFETQDIFADLLRNIIPNNIVEVAFRKARTEYSFSTREEVSNGTVTTITSRSRSVGKTDSVNVLGLIFISALMGMAANRLGPRAQVFVDFFAGATEIVLMVMRWFFWTTPLGVASLIAKAIASVDDVAESFSKLGMFVVVVTVGVLIHQLVVLSLLLFALTRRNPLTFHLSILRPYFIGFAATSTAVALPEMIHCCEVKNNIDPRVTRFAVPFSVTLSANGSAVFIVSAAIFIAQYIDVPLSASDVVVITVLTAVSAMALPSVPSSSLVTLVIILAPSTSRVRSSCCSLWSGT; encoded by the exons ATGACTAGTCCCTTTGAGACCCAGGATATCTTTGCGGACCTTCTCAG AAACATCATTCCTAACAACATAGTGGAAGTGGCTTTTAGAAAG GCACGAACGGAATACTCGTTCAGCACACGTGAAGAGGTCAGCAACGGAACAGTGACCACCATCACCTCTCGGTCACGATCTGTCGGCAAAACCGACAGTGTCAACGTGCTGG GACTCATCTTCATCAGCGCCCTGATGGGAATGGCCGCCAATCGCTTGGGTCCACGAGCCCAGGTCTTCGTCGACTTCTTCGCCGGCGCCACTGAAATCGTCCTCATGGTTATGCGCTGGTTCTTCTG GACGACCCCCCTGGGTGTGGCCAGCCTCATCGCCAAAGCCATCGCCAGCGTGGACGACGTGGCGGAGAGCTTCAGCAAGTTGGGCATgttcgtggtggtggtgaccGTTGGCGTGCTTATCCACCAGCTCGTCGTGTTGTCCTTGCTGCTCTTTGCCCTGACCCGACGCAACCccctgacctttcacctctccATCCTTAGACCCTATTTCATCGGCTTTGCAGCCACCAGCAC TGCCGTGGCTCTGCCGGAGATGATTCACTGCTGCGAGGTCAAGAACAACATCGACCCCCGGGTCACGCGCTTCGCCGTCCCCTTCAGCGTCACCCTCAGCGCCAACGGCAGCGCTGTCTTCATCGTCTCCGCCGCCATCTTCATCGCCCAGTACATCGACGTCCCGCTCTCCGCCAGCGACGTCGTCGTCATCAC AGTCCTGACAGCCGTCAGCGCCATGGCCTTGCCCTCGGTACCCAGCTCCAGTCTGGTAACCTTGGTGATCATTCTGGCGCCCTCAACATCCCGGGTCAGATCGAGCTGCTGTTCGCTGTGGAGTGGTACCT